One part of the Desulfonema ishimotonii genome encodes these proteins:
- the rsgA gene encoding ribosome small subunit-dependent GTPase A, protein MTIRKHATGTEMNNSHPLLPMGWDLNFETHPDLSENDTRTLARVTGVRKNRFHVSNGEKEWLATVSGRLIHRTDGLYPVTGDWVFMNDTVISEVLPRKNALSRGAAGNRGKQAGLATEEQVIAANLDTVFIVCGLDRDFNIRRIERYLTLVYNCGVNPAIILTKADLHPTPEHFVSEVAAVAFGVPIHPVSAKDSTGLAPLAAYLSPGRTIAMIGSSGAGKSTIVNRLSGKTVQATGSVSESLGKGKHTTTSRDLILMPGGGMVIDNPGIREIAFWDDEGGIDTAFPEIERLAGECRFSDCGHTHEPGCRVLHGVSTGEIRQDRLDSYHKMKRELAYLSQRQHKSADRVEKERWKGVAAKIKAMKKRSRNG, encoded by the coding sequence ATGACTATCAGGAAACACGCAACCGGAACAGAGATGAACAACAGCCATCCTCTCCTGCCAATGGGATGGGACCTTAATTTCGAGACACATCCGGACCTTTCGGAAAACGATACACGCACACTTGCCCGTGTGACCGGGGTGAGAAAAAACCGTTTCCACGTCAGCAACGGAGAAAAGGAGTGGCTGGCAACCGTTTCCGGCAGGCTCATCCACCGTACCGACGGATTGTATCCTGTCACGGGAGACTGGGTTTTTATGAACGACACGGTTATCAGCGAGGTATTGCCGCGGAAAAATGCCCTCTCCCGCGGAGCAGCGGGCAATCGCGGCAAACAGGCAGGGCTGGCCACGGAGGAACAGGTCATCGCGGCGAATCTTGACACGGTTTTTATCGTATGCGGCCTGGACCGGGATTTCAACATTCGCCGCATAGAACGGTATCTGACGCTGGTATACAATTGCGGGGTGAATCCGGCAATCATCCTGACCAAGGCGGACCTTCATCCGACGCCGGAGCATTTCGTGAGCGAGGTGGCGGCTGTGGCCTTCGGGGTGCCGATACACCCGGTTTCAGCAAAGGATTCCACAGGTCTGGCGCCATTGGCCGCCTATCTGTCCCCGGGCCGGACCATCGCCATGATCGGGTCTTCCGGTGCCGGGAAATCCACCATAGTGAACCGGCTCTCCGGGAAGACCGTACAGGCGACCGGTTCGGTCAGCGAGAGCCTGGGAAAGGGAAAGCACACCACAACCAGCCGGGATCTGATCCTGATGCCCGGCGGCGGGATGGTGATTGACAATCCCGGTATCCGGGAAATCGCCTTCTGGGATGATGAGGGCGGTATTGACACTGCCTTCCCGGAGATCGAAAGACTTGCCGGAGAATGCCGTTTTTCCGACTGTGGCCACACACATGAACCGGGCTGCCGGGTTCTTCACGGGGTCAGTACCGGAGAAATCCGGCAGGACAGGCTGGACAGCTATCATAAAATGAAGCGGGAGCTGGCGTATCTGTCCCAGCGGCAGCACAAGAGTGCGGACCGGGTGGAAAAGGAGCGCTGGAAAGGGGTGGCTGCGAAAATCAAAGCCATGAAAAAGAGGAGCCGTAATGGGTGA
- a CDS encoding GNAT family N-acetyltransferase, whose product MNRKITVRPETEQDVKRIEEITVSAFADHPHSNQTEHLLVAGLRHQGALALSLVAETGGHVVGHIAFSEVTINGEHLSWYGLAPLSVDPGFQNQGIGSELMRAGLHAIREMGARGCVLVGEPQFYGRFGFTSEKALTMKGVPPEYFLILSLDGSIPSGNVEHHKIFSEIG is encoded by the coding sequence ATGAACAGAAAAATCACCGTGCGTCCCGAAACAGAGCAGGACGTGAAAAGAATTGAGGAGATCACGGTTTCCGCTTTTGCGGACCATCCCCACAGCAATCAGACAGAACATCTGCTGGTGGCAGGACTGCGCCATCAGGGCGCACTGGCCCTGTCTCTGGTTGCCGAAACCGGAGGGCATGTTGTCGGGCATATCGCATTTTCCGAAGTCACGATCAATGGTGAACACCTGTCGTGGTATGGCCTTGCACCGCTATCGGTTGATCCCGGATTTCAAAATCAGGGGATAGGCTCGGAACTGATGAGGGCCGGATTACATGCCATCAGGGAAATGGGCGCCAGGGGCTGTGTTTTGGTTGGTGAGCCTCAATTCTATGGCCGGTTCGGCTTTACATCTGAAAAAGCACTCACCATGAAGGGGGTGCCGCCGGAATACTTTCTGATATTATCACTTGATGGCAGCATCCCATCGGGCAATGTTGAGCATCATAAAATCTTTTCGGAAATCGGCTAA
- a CDS encoding TRAP transporter large permease, translated as MLTTLSALILILLAMLGTPLFAVILAVAMLGFHVLEVDLSVIAIEIYRIADTPVLVALPLFTFAGYLLGESNTSHRLVRLTRAFLGWMPGGLAVVAFVTCAFFTAFTGASGVTIVALGALLLPALQQDGYGERFSMGLVTSSGSLGLLLPPSLPLILYGIMAQQLDLGQDVAISDLFLAGILPALLMVTLLSLWSLWDTRRAPVPLTGFSAGEALGAMREAAWELPLPFFVLGGIYSGFFAVSEAAAATAMYVLVAEVLIYREIRVARLPEIMRESMVMVGGILLILGVSLASTNFLIDAEVPMHLFDLIQAHVTNKWVFLMLLNLLLLILGAILDIFSAIVIMVPLILPVAISYGIDPVHLGIIFLANMQIGYFTPPVGMNLFIASYRFKKPVTELYRAAVPFMIVLLGAVLIITYWPFLSLVLLNR; from the coding sequence ATGCTGACCACCCTCTCCGCCCTCATACTGATTCTGCTTGCCATGCTCGGAACGCCGCTGTTCGCCGTCATCCTGGCCGTGGCGATGCTCGGCTTTCACGTCCTGGAAGTCGATCTCTCCGTGATCGCCATCGAAATCTACCGGATCGCCGACACGCCGGTGCTGGTGGCCCTGCCGCTCTTCACCTTTGCGGGCTATCTGCTGGGAGAGAGCAACACCTCCCACCGGCTGGTGCGCCTGACCCGCGCCTTTCTGGGCTGGATGCCGGGCGGGCTGGCCGTTGTCGCCTTTGTGACCTGCGCCTTTTTTACGGCTTTCACAGGCGCATCGGGCGTGACCATTGTGGCCCTGGGGGCATTGCTGCTGCCTGCCCTGCAACAGGACGGATACGGTGAGCGGTTCAGCATGGGGCTGGTCACGTCATCGGGCAGCCTGGGACTGCTGCTGCCCCCCTCTCTTCCCCTGATTCTCTACGGCATCATGGCCCAGCAGCTCGACCTGGGCCAGGACGTGGCCATCAGTGACCTCTTCCTTGCCGGAATTCTCCCGGCCCTGCTCATGGTGACACTGCTCTCCCTGTGGAGCCTGTGGGACACCCGCCGCGCCCCGGTCCCGCTTACGGGATTCTCTGCCGGAGAGGCGCTGGGGGCAATGCGGGAGGCCGCATGGGAGCTGCCCCTGCCGTTTTTCGTCCTGGGCGGCATTTACAGCGGATTCTTTGCCGTATCCGAAGCGGCTGCGGCCACGGCCATGTATGTGCTGGTGGCAGAGGTGCTGATTTACCGGGAGATCCGGGTTGCCCGGCTCCCGGAGATCATGCGGGAGTCGATGGTCATGGTGGGGGGAATCCTGCTGATTCTGGGCGTCTCCCTTGCCTCGACCAACTTTCTCATTGACGCGGAAGTGCCCATGCACCTGTTTGACCTGATTCAGGCCCATGTGACAAACAAATGGGTGTTCCTGATGCTGCTCAACCTGCTGCTGCTGATTCTGGGGGCGATTCTGGATATCTTCTCGGCCATCGTCATCATGGTGCCGCTGATTCTGCCGGTGGCCATCAGCTACGGCATTGACCCGGTCCACCTGGGCATCATTTTTCTGGCGAACATGCAGATCGGCTATTTCACCCCGCCCGTGGGCATGAACCTCTTCATTGCCAGCTACCGCTTCAAAAAGCCGGTCACAGAACTGTACCGGGCCGCTGTCCCCTTTATGATCGTGCTGCTGGGGGCTGTGCTGATCATCACCTACTGGCCCTTCCTGAGCCTGGTGCTGCTCAACCGGTAG
- a CDS encoding TRAP transporter small permease has translation MDEKREKKAPGKILRLIYRVEDGLLVGVLLVMMSMAVAQILMRNLLGSGIVWGDVLVRILVLWIGLLGAMIASRSGEHIRIDLASRYFPEWLRQAVDAVGELFTAGICLTVAWHSFRFVRSEVEYGGIAFASVPAWACEAVIPFAFAVIGLRYLLLASDRLKRPRNS, from the coding sequence GTGGATGAGAAGCGTGAAAAGAAGGCCCCCGGAAAAATCCTGCGCCTGATTTACCGGGTGGAGGACGGGCTGCTGGTCGGGGTGCTGCTGGTGATGATGAGCATGGCCGTGGCCCAGATTCTGATGCGGAATCTTCTGGGCAGCGGGATCGTGTGGGGGGATGTGCTGGTGCGGATTCTGGTACTCTGGATCGGCCTGCTGGGAGCCATGATCGCCAGCCGGAGCGGGGAACATATCCGCATCGACCTGGCCTCCCGCTATTTTCCCGAATGGCTCCGGCAAGCCGTGGACGCTGTGGGGGAACTCTTTACCGCCGGGATCTGCCTGACCGTGGCATGGCACAGCTTCCGGTTTGTCCGCTCCGAGGTTGAGTACGGCGGGATCGCCTTTGCCAGCGTTCCGGCCTGGGCCTGCGAGGCCGTCATACCCTTTGCCTTCGCGGTCATCGGCCTGAGATACCTTCTGCTTGCCTCCGACCGGCTGAAAAGGCCCCGGAATTCCTGA
- a CDS encoding TRAP transporter substrate-binding protein produces MKLAGYVQIFVIVCLMLWPGQARAVRLKIATISPDGSFWMQKMREGAETVRRKTAGRVRIKFYPGGVMGDDRAVLKKMRIGQLHGGAIVAGSLSALFPDNQIYGLPLKFRSFEEVDYVRETIDPMIVRGLDEAGLVAFGLAEGGFAYIMSDVPVRTVGDLKRRKVWVPDNDPTLLEGVRAFDITPVPLSISDVRAGLQTGLINTVATSPIGAVALQWHTQVEYITDMPLLYIYAVLIVDKKAFAKISPEDQPVVREIMGGVFREIDRQNRLDNVKALEALKKQGLRFIRPSDQEMAEWRRRAAEVPKRLIRSGRFSQQMVDLLEDRLRAFRSE; encoded by the coding sequence ATGAAACTCGCCGGATATGTTCAAATTTTCGTTATTGTATGTCTGATGCTCTGGCCCGGACAGGCCCGCGCGGTTCGCCTCAAGATCGCCACGATTTCACCGGACGGCTCCTTCTGGATGCAGAAGATGCGGGAGGGGGCCGAGACGGTCCGCCGGAAGACTGCCGGCCGGGTGCGCATCAAGTTCTATCCGGGCGGCGTGATGGGCGATGACCGGGCCGTGCTGAAAAAAATGCGGATCGGTCAGCTGCATGGCGGGGCCATTGTGGCCGGGAGCCTGTCCGCCCTTTTCCCGGACAATCAGATCTACGGCCTGCCGCTCAAATTCCGGTCCTTTGAGGAGGTCGATTATGTGCGTGAGACGATTGACCCGATGATCGTCAGAGGCCTGGATGAGGCCGGACTGGTGGCCTTCGGGCTGGCCGAGGGCGGATTTGCCTACATCATGTCCGACGTGCCGGTGCGCACGGTCGGGGATCTGAAAAGGCGGAAGGTGTGGGTTCCCGATAACGACCCGACACTTCTGGAGGGCGTCAGGGCCTTTGACATCACCCCGGTTCCCCTGTCCATTTCGGATGTGCGGGCCGGGCTTCAGACCGGTCTGATCAACACCGTGGCCACCTCTCCCATCGGCGCGGTGGCCCTGCAGTGGCACACCCAGGTGGAATATATCACCGACATGCCGCTGCTCTATATCTATGCGGTCCTGATTGTTGACAAGAAGGCGTTCGCAAAGATTTCCCCCGAAGATCAGCCAGTGGTCCGGGAGATCATGGGCGGGGTGTTCCGGGAGATCGACCGGCAGAACCGGCTGGACAATGTGAAGGCCCTTGAAGCGCTGAAAAAACAGGGGCTTCGTTTCATCCGGCCCTCGGATCAGGAGATGGCCGAGTGGCGTCGCCGGGCGGCAGAGGTGCCGAAGCGGCTCATCCGGTCCGGCAGGTTCTCGCAGCAGATGGTGGATCTGCTGGAAGACCGGCTCCGGGCGTTCCGATCGGAATGA
- a CDS encoding TRAP transporter TatT component family protein, with protein sequence MIFCQGSIRTGRRRQYFRALLPVLSVLFTLSGCISSFSGRFADNLSYVILNNNDLETVKTGGPAYLLMTDSLLRDDPDNDALLRAAASLYTAYTDVYVEDPDRARKLTDKGLNYAFRAVCSRCSDACALRQDEFKQFEHQIREMDADDVPALYTLGTAWAGWIQAHREDWNAIAEIARVEVLMQQVIRLDETYRDGSAHLYLGILNTLLPPALGGKPEEGRQHFERVLTLSGGRNLMVKVTFARQYARLVFDRALHDRLLQEVLAADPDVEGYALVNALARKQAKALLESADEYF encoded by the coding sequence ATGATTTTTTGTCAGGGTTCAATCCGCACCGGCAGGCGGCGGCAATACTTCCGGGCACTCCTGCCGGTCTTATCCGTCCTCTTCACCCTGTCCGGCTGCATCTCCTCCTTCTCCGGCAGATTTGCTGACAACCTGTCCTATGTGATTCTGAACAACAACGACCTGGAAACAGTGAAAACCGGCGGTCCGGCCTATCTGCTCATGACCGACAGCCTGCTGCGGGATGACCCCGATAACGATGCGCTGCTCCGGGCGGCGGCCAGCCTGTACACGGCCTATACCGATGTGTATGTGGAAGACCCGGACCGTGCCCGGAAGCTGACGGATAAAGGGCTGAACTACGCCTTCCGGGCGGTGTGTTCCCGCTGTTCGGATGCCTGCGCCCTTCGGCAGGATGAGTTTAAGCAGTTTGAGCATCAGATCCGGGAGATGGACGCGGACGATGTGCCCGCCCTGTATACCCTGGGGACCGCGTGGGCAGGTTGGATTCAGGCCCATCGGGAAGACTGGAACGCCATTGCCGAAATCGCGCGGGTGGAGGTTCTGATGCAGCAGGTCATCCGGCTGGACGAAACCTACCGGGACGGCAGCGCCCATCTCTATCTGGGGATACTGAACACCCTGCTTCCCCCGGCCCTGGGCGGAAAGCCCGAGGAGGGGCGGCAACATTTTGAGCGGGTACTGACCCTGTCCGGAGGGCGGAATCTCATGGTCAAGGTGACGTTTGCCCGCCAGTACGCCCGCCTCGTATTTGACCGGGCACTTCACGACCGGCTGTTGCAGGAGGTGCTGGCGGCGGACCCGGATGTGGAGGGCTATGCGCTGGTCAATGCCCTGGCCCGGAAGCAGGCAAAGGCGCTGCTGGAGAGCGCGGATGAATATTTCTGA
- a CDS encoding carbon starvation CstA family protein, producing MDALLLMIVAFVGYIAMYRLYGRYIGRKIFELTTGTQVPAKTYEDGVDFVPTKKEVIFGHHYTSIAGTGPIVGPAVAIIWGWIPAMIWIFVGSVVMGAVHDFGALIISMRNQGKSISDYTAKYINARTKFLFFIIVFLELLIVIAIFGLVIAVIFNIFPASVFPVWMEIPIAIALGYLVYKKGQSITGLSIVAIILMYVTVVMGVYMPIKMSAIGAIPATGVWSLILLAYAFIASVLPVTTLLQPRDFINSHQLIVAMVLLIGGVFVAAFTGQLEIVAPGVQMNPAQAPAMWPFLFITIACGAISGFHSLVSSGTSSKQVSDESDALFVGYGSMLMEGALATLVVIAVAAGIGMGYKTDGQILTGSSAWTTHYASWAAAKGLGSKIDAFVTGSANMISTLGLPMEWAVAVMGVFVASFAGTTLDTATRIQRYVVTELFADLKMPWFENRFVATFLAVFTAALLAFASGADGKGALALWPLFGAVNQTLAALALIVITMYLKTKGGMRWMVAGIPAVFMLVMTLWATILNEIQFISSGKTLLMIINSIVILIVIAIAFEGLIRFFRIGEEPAARPSVV from the coding sequence ATGGATGCGTTATTGTTAATGATCGTTGCGTTTGTCGGCTACATCGCCATGTACAGGCTGTATGGTCGGTATATCGGACGCAAAATCTTTGAACTGACGACCGGTACGCAGGTACCAGCCAAAACCTATGAGGACGGCGTTGATTTTGTTCCGACCAAAAAAGAGGTGATCTTCGGCCACCACTACACCTCCATCGCCGGCACCGGCCCCATTGTCGGGCCTGCCGTTGCCATCATATGGGGATGGATTCCCGCCATGATCTGGATCTTCGTGGGTAGCGTGGTCATGGGGGCGGTCCACGATTTCGGCGCACTGATCATCTCCATGCGGAATCAGGGCAAGTCCATCTCCGACTACACGGCAAAATACATCAACGCCCGGACCAAGTTCCTCTTTTTCATCATCGTGTTCCTCGAACTGCTCATCGTGATCGCCATCTTCGGCCTGGTCATTGCGGTGATCTTCAATATCTTCCCGGCATCGGTCTTCCCGGTCTGGATGGAAATCCCCATTGCCATCGCCCTGGGCTATCTGGTCTACAAAAAAGGGCAGAGCATCACCGGGCTTTCCATTGTCGCCATCATCCTCATGTACGTGACCGTGGTGATGGGCGTCTACATGCCCATAAAGATGTCGGCCATCGGGGCCATTCCGGCCACCGGCGTCTGGTCGCTTATCCTGCTGGCCTATGCCTTTATCGCATCGGTTCTGCCGGTAACGACCCTGCTCCAGCCACGGGACTTCATCAACTCCCACCAGCTAATCGTGGCGATGGTTCTGCTGATCGGCGGGGTATTTGTGGCGGCCTTCACCGGTCAGCTGGAGATCGTCGCGCCGGGCGTGCAGATGAACCCGGCCCAGGCCCCGGCCATGTGGCCCTTCCTCTTTATCACCATCGCCTGTGGCGCAATTTCGGGGTTCCATTCCCTCGTCTCCTCCGGCACCTCTTCCAAACAGGTGTCCGATGAAAGCGACGCCCTGTTTGTGGGATACGGCTCCATGCTCATGGAGGGCGCGCTGGCAACGCTGGTGGTCATTGCCGTGGCTGCCGGGATCGGCATGGGATACAAGACCGACGGACAGATCCTCACCGGTTCATCCGCCTGGACCACCCACTACGCCTCCTGGGCCGCCGCCAAGGGGCTGGGCTCCAAAATCGACGCCTTTGTCACGGGCAGCGCCAACATGATTTCCACCCTCGGCCTGCCGATGGAGTGGGCCGTTGCGGTGATGGGCGTGTTTGTGGCCTCCTTTGCAGGCACCACCCTGGACACGGCCACCCGGATTCAGCGCTACGTGGTGACAGAGCTGTTTGCCGACCTGAAAATGCCCTGGTTTGAGAACCGTTTCGTTGCCACCTTTCTGGCCGTATTCACCGCAGCCCTGCTGGCCTTTGCCTCCGGCGCTGACGGAAAAGGCGCGCTGGCCCTGTGGCCCCTTTTCGGTGCCGTCAACCAGACCCTGGCGGCCCTGGCGCTCATCGTCATCACCATGTACCTGAAAACCAAAGGCGGGATGCGGTGGATGGTTGCGGGCATTCCGGCGGTCTTCATGCTGGTGATGACCCTCTGGGCCACCATCCTGAACGAAATTCAGTTCATCAGCAGCGGCAAGACCCTGCTGATGATCATCAATTCCATCGTGATCCTGATTGTGATCGCCATCGCCTTTGAGGGACTGATCCGCTTCTTCCGGATCGGGGAAGAACCGGCAGCCAGGCCCTCGGTTGTGTGA
- a CDS encoding ArsA family ATPase codes for MTQQLLFFVGKGGVGKSTTSAVTAVHLANTGHDTLLVSMDPAHNQGDIFQTGFSEKARSVSDKLAVREVDTDYWIGKYLKDTETRIRKNYAYHSAFNLQGCFDVLKYSPGLEEYALLLAFRDVLSTSQEKEVILFDMAPTALTLRFFSLPFTTLMWTEELMKLRNRINEKKEIISKIRLGHKTLERDRVKSSLGGLISDYQALRDLFLSGRVRVNLVINTDRLSFSEAVRIQQKLDDLKIGLDRIVVNKVTDGSLPDGVRQTFAAHRKRLFPLWDASILGLDAINQYIRAHAEIFEER; via the coding sequence ATGACACAGCAACTCCTGTTTTTTGTCGGCAAGGGCGGTGTGGGCAAATCCACCACTTCGGCGGTCACGGCCGTGCATCTGGCAAACACAGGCCATGATACCCTGCTGGTCTCTATGGACCCGGCCCACAACCAGGGCGATATCTTTCAGACCGGTTTCTCCGAAAAGGCCCGGAGCGTCTCCGATAAGCTGGCAGTCCGGGAGGTGGACACCGACTACTGGATCGGAAAATATCTGAAAGACACGGAGACCCGGATCAGAAAAAACTACGCCTATCACAGCGCCTTCAACCTCCAGGGCTGTTTTGACGTGCTGAAATATTCTCCCGGACTGGAGGAATACGCCCTTCTTCTGGCGTTCCGGGATGTTCTCAGCACCTCTCAGGAAAAAGAGGTCATCCTCTTTGACATGGCCCCCACGGCCCTGACGCTCAGGTTCTTTTCCCTGCCCTTCACCACCCTGATGTGGACAGAGGAACTGATGAAGCTCCGCAACCGGATCAATGAAAAAAAGGAGATCATCTCCAAAATCCGGCTGGGCCACAAAACCCTGGAGCGGGACCGGGTGAAATCCTCGCTGGGGGGACTGATCAGCGACTATCAGGCCCTCCGGGATCTCTTTCTGTCCGGGCGCGTCCGGGTTAACCTGGTGATCAACACCGACCGGCTCTCCTTTTCCGAAGCCGTGCGCATTCAGCAAAAGCTGGATGATCTGAAGATCGGCCTCGACCGGATCGTGGTCAACAAGGTGACAGACGGCTCCCTGCCGGACGGCGTCCGGCAGACATTTGCCGCCCACCGCAAGCGCCTTTTTCCCCTGTGGGATGCCAGTATTCTGGGGCTGGACGCCATCAACCAGTATATCCGCGCCCATGCGGAGATATTTGAAGAGAGATAA
- the gcvPB gene encoding aminomethyl-transferring glycine dehydrogenase subunit GcvPB, with amino-acid sequence MAAGRRGPRRTDGHAPLLCLAQEQGERRTRILIPDTAHGTNPASAALCGFKSIPVKSDENGVLSAERVAGLMDEDTAGIMVTNPNTLGLFEDNIRKVAEIVHARGGLVYCDGANMNAVMGVVRMGEIGIDAIHLNLHKTFSTPHGGGGPGAGPVCVKKHLEPFLPVPRVVRDGEAYDLEYNFPESIGKIHAFYGNFGVLIRAYSYILSMGRELKTASQHAVLSANYIREKLRDVLHLPYDRPCMHECVFTDKFQEPYKITTLDMAKRLIDYGFHPPTIYFPLVVHGAIMIEPTETESKENIDQFIATFRKITEEAKETPELLRNAPQVPKVRRMDEATAARKPCLVG; translated from the coding sequence ATTGCAGCCGGCCGCCGGGGCCCACGGCGAACTGACGGCCATGCTCCTCTTTTATGCCTGGCACAGGAGCAGGGGGAAAGACGGACCCGAATCCTGATCCCGGACACGGCCCACGGCACCAATCCGGCCAGCGCGGCCCTGTGCGGCTTTAAGTCGATCCCGGTAAAGTCCGATGAGAACGGCGTGCTGTCCGCAGAGCGCGTGGCCGGACTGATGGATGAGGATACGGCAGGCATCATGGTGACCAACCCCAACACCCTGGGGCTGTTTGAGGATAATATCAGAAAGGTCGCGGAGATCGTCCACGCCAGGGGCGGGCTGGTCTACTGCGACGGGGCCAACATGAACGCGGTCATGGGCGTGGTCAGGATGGGGGAAATCGGCATTGACGCCATACATCTCAACCTGCACAAGACCTTTTCCACGCCCCACGGCGGCGGTGGTCCCGGTGCGGGTCCGGTATGTGTGAAAAAGCATCTGGAGCCGTTTCTTCCGGTGCCGCGGGTGGTCAGAGACGGCGAAGCATACGATCTGGAGTACAATTTCCCGGAGAGCATCGGCAAGATTCACGCCTTTTACGGCAATTTTGGCGTGCTGATCCGGGCCTACAGCTATATCCTGAGCATGGGCAGGGAACTGAAAACCGCCAGCCAGCACGCGGTGCTGAGTGCCAACTACATCCGGGAGAAGCTCAGGGACGTGCTTCATCTGCCCTATGACCGGCCCTGTATGCACGAGTGCGTCTTCACGGATAAATTTCAGGAGCCGTACAAGATTACGACCCTGGATATGGCCAAGCGCCTGATCGACTACGGGTTTCATCCGCCCACAATCTATTTTCCGCTGGTGGTCCACGGGGCCATTATGATTGAGCCGACCGAAACGGAATCCAAGGAGAACATCGACCAGTTCATCGCCACCTTCAGAAAGATCACTGAAGAGGCGAAAGAGACGCCCGAATTGCTGCGAAATGCGCCGCAGGTTCCCAAGGTCCGGCGTATGGATGAGGCCACGGCTGCCCGCAAACCCTGTCTGGTGGGATAG
- the gcvPA gene encoding aminomethyl-transferring glycine dehydrogenase subunit GcvPA, whose translation MRYLPHTSDDIADMLRAVGAESLDDLFSSIPEDCRFKGELNLPQMTEWELYDHMAGLAGQMAASPEYRVFVGAGSYNHHIPSSVRYLISRSEFMTAYTPYQPEISQGTLQAIFEYQTLTARLLGMEVANASMYDGASALAEALLMAIRVGRGKKKTVAVSALIHPMYRKVIQTYFDPTDFKIVELPYRPDGTTDLSAADGIDDLAAIAVQSPNFFGCIEDVQAASDKAHGVSALSVVGFTEPLAFGLFRNPGSQGADIVCGEGQSMGIPQSFGGPGLGMFASLSKYVRNMPGRLIGQTTDEDGKRGYVLTLATREQHIRREKATSNICSNQGLCATLSTMYMASLGGTGIRQLARRNYDKAEYLKSELRKAGLKIPFGRASFNEFVAEFPEGSESSYDALVRKKIIAGIPMECYYGELRDHYLLCVTETMSKADMDELVREVK comes from the coding sequence ATGAGATATTTACCCCACACCAGTGACGATATCGCCGATATGCTCAGGGCGGTGGGGGCGGAAAGTCTCGACGATCTCTTTTCCTCCATCCCGGAAGACTGCCGTTTTAAGGGCGAGCTGAACCTGCCGCAAATGACCGAATGGGAGCTGTATGACCATATGGCCGGACTGGCCGGTCAGATGGCCGCATCCCCGGAATACAGGGTCTTCGTGGGCGCAGGCAGCTACAATCACCACATCCCGTCCTCGGTCCGGTACCTGATCAGCCGTTCCGAATTTATGACGGCCTATACCCCGTATCAGCCGGAGATCAGCCAGGGCACGCTTCAGGCCATCTTCGAGTATCAGACCCTCACCGCCCGGCTCCTGGGCATGGAGGTGGCCAACGCCTCCATGTACGACGGCGCGTCCGCCCTGGCCGAGGCCCTGCTTATGGCCATCCGCGTGGGGCGCGGCAAGAAAAAGACCGTGGCGGTCTCGGCCCTGATCCATCCCATGTACCGCAAGGTGATTCAGACCTATTTTGACCCGACCGATTTTAAGATCGTCGAACTGCCCTACCGGCCGGACGGCACCACCGATCTTTCGGCTGCGGACGGCATAGACGACCTGGCCGCCATCGCGGTTCAGTCGCCCAATTTCTTTGGCTGCATCGAGGACGTGCAGGCCGCCAGCGACAAGGCCCATGGGGTCAGTGCCCTTTCCGTGGTGGGCTTCACCGAGCCGCTGGCTTTCGGGCTGTTCAGAAATCCCGGCAGCCAGGGAGCCGATATCGTATGCGGCGAAGGCCAGAGCATGGGCATTCCCCAGAGCTTCGGCGGCCCCGGACTGGGCATGTTCGCATCCCTCAGCAAGTACGTCCGCAACATGCCGGGCCGTCTCATCGGCCAGACCACGGACGAGGACGGCAAGCGGGGGTATGTGCTGACCCTGGCCACCCGTGAACAGCATATCCGCCGGGAAAAGGCCACCTCCAACATCTGCTCCAACCAGGGGCTGTGCGCCACCCTGTCCACCATGTACATGGCCTCCCTGGGCGGCACGGGCATCCGCCAGTTGGCCCGGCGCAACTACGACAAGGCCGAATATCTGAAATCCGAACTGAGAAAGGCCGGGTTGAAGATCCCCTTTGGCCGTGCCTCGTTTAACGAGTTTGTGGCGGAGTTCCCCGAAGGGTCTGAATCATCCTATGATGCGCTGGTAAGGAAAAAGATCATCGCGGGGATTCCGATGGAATGTTATTACGGGGAGCTGCGGGACCATTATCTCCTGTGTGTCACGGAGACGATGTCCAAAGCGGATATGGACGAATTGGTCAGGGAGGTGAAATAA